Below is a window of Pseudomonas sp. B21-040 DNA.
ACAGCCTGTATGGCTGAGGATCTAGTCATCCAGGGGGTAGCTTTCTGGCACCTATCGCATCAATATCCTGGCGTAGTTCTGTGCCCTATTCACGGGTTGGTGCTAAGAGAAAGCACCGTGAATTGCCAATGGCCTGGACGTCTTCAATTCGAATTACCTTGCGACGATATTCTTGCGCCGCAGACAGTCTCAGTACCTTCTACCGCAGTTCACGAAGCACTTCAGCGATTAGGAAAGGGGGTGTTGGATCTTGCGAGCTACGCGATGTCCAGGTGCTTTAACCCAATGATTGTGAGATCCGTCTATCAGAATGCATTAACCCGACTGTGCATCAACGGCCAAGATAGAACACTGATAGCAACCTCATTTACTGAGTATGCATCACTGCTTCAGACCTACGCTCCCCTCCATACTCTGCCCGCCGCGACGCAGGACCCAGAAGCCTTCCTCAAACAGCTCACCCACAATCCCGGCGGGCATTACCATCCGCTTAAGCACCTGACGCTAATCACTTGGCTTTTTGGTCGACTGGAATCGTTCATCGAGGCTTATGATCGTCTAGAAAGGCTACTCCAGCATCCGGAACGTCCTATCACGCAGTTGGAATACCTCAAGGCTGTGACAGCTGCACCAAAGTCCGGTGAGCTGTTTGCTGTAAAGCCTCTCAATAAACCCGAAAATCTCAAGCCGACGATTCGTGACGCTGCCTTAAAGCGCCTTGGGAATGGTGACTCTGCTGATTCAATCGTTTCCAAGATCGGGCAACCCACTTGCAATGCCAATGGATTGCCCAGCTCGGCCCCAACGGTACTGAAATTGTGGGCTGAGCGGCTCCAGCAGACGGCCCTTCGAGAACATCGATCAAAATGGCATGACACCGTCATGGCCCATTCAGGCACTAACGCAAAAAGAATTCGCCTAGAGATACCAGGCATTTATGCATGGCTATATAGAAATGATCGAGTGTGGCTGCTTGCGCAAACACGCGAACTCCGCTGCGGAAAGTCGCTATCAGTGGGAGCGCCAACGGGAGTCAACACAAATACAGGCGAGCGGACGTAAACACACCGAGTCTTGTAACACCCGCTGTTCAAATGGTTACGGGCACCAAACAACCTCATGTGAACGGAAAACTGTATGACTGTTTTGGCGGCTATTTTCGACGCTTTTGGCACGTTGGTGAAAATCGGCGAAGGCACTCACCCTTACCGAAAAATTCTTAAACTCGGGATTGAGCAAGGACGTCGCCCACAATCCACTGATGCAGAAAGCCTGCTCACCCTGCCATTGGACCTGCGCGAGGCGGCCGGTTTTTTTGGCATTCACGTCGATCCACAGGTGATGGCCGAAATCGAATGCGATCTCGCCGCCGAGCTCGCCGAAATCCAAGCTTTTCCGGACGGCCTATCTGCCGTTCAAATGCTGCAGGACGCCGGCGTAAAAGTGGTGGTGTGTTCAAATTTGGCAAAACCATATGCTGCGGCTATCGAACGTCTATATCCCGGACTGGACGGCTATAGCTACAGTTTTGACGTGGGTGCAGTCAAACCCTCGTTCGAGATCTACCGGCATGCCGTGCAACTGGTGTCGGTTTCGCCCGCTGATGCCTGGATGATTGGCGATTCAGAGCGCTGCGATTGTGAAGGACCTACTGCATTCGGTATGCACGGGTTGTGGCTCGACCGGCAAGGCAATAGTACGTACACATCACTCCATCAGTTTACCAAAGCCATTCTAAGCACCCGGTATTAATTGGCTCATCGGCCTCTCTTGGCCCATGACTATCTATCGCGAAGGTAGCAACAGAGACTTCAGACTAACAATACAAACCTGCGTCGCTGCGCTCCGACTGCCTGTCCAAGTGAGCATGGAACGAGTGTCCAAATGATCGTGGGCTGGGTGTCCAAGTGTCGTGGAATCCGCAAGCAAAGGGTCGGCACTCGTCATAAAGAAGCCAGGGAGGCGTTAAATGATTTCCATAACTGCCGTAGTCGCATGATGGCGCCTGAGATGTTTTGAGCATTTGCGTCTAGCGTTTCCATGGCCGCGATTGCGTTCGCGGCGACGCCCCTCAGTCCATTATCAGAGAGCCACTTTGTCACCTCTTCAATGGCCGCACTGATGGCGTGCTGGTTGTGCAGGAGCAGCGTGAGTGTTGGCGCTGACGCCGAATTTACACAGATGCCGAGATGTCACTGATCCAGTCCGATTCCTCGAAAAACTTACCTGTGCAGGATTTTTGCCGATTTGGAGGTGGGGGAGTCTTGCGTCGGCAAGTGTGTCAAATCGGCATCACCGTCAACATAGTGACGACCTTTTCGTCGATCGCGCCGTCGCGCTTCATCAGGCTGCTACTCACCATATGGCCGACGATCCCGTACCCGTCCCATTCCTACACGCTCGGCTCCGCAGCGTTGCGCGGAATGCGCAGTGTTGTGTTGCCGCTGACCGAAAACTGACCCAGTAAAGGCTGTTCTGCCGACTGAAAACTGACCCAGGTGTTCAACTGCTTCTGCTCACTTTCCGAGCAGGAGAACACAGGGTGATCAGCATGGAAATGTTGGGAAAAATCCGGCGGATGTACTTCCGCGACAAGCTCTCGCTGCACCAGATAGCCAAGCGTACCGGGCTGTCGAGAAACACCATCCGAAAATGGGTCAGAGCGCCCGAAGCCACTCAGCCGGCGTACCAGCGGTGCGCGACCTTCAACAAACTCAGCCCATTCCACGACACGCTGGAACAGGCGCTGAAAGCCGATTCGTTCCGGGCAAAGCACAATCGCAGAAGCGCCAAAGCACTTTTCGAGCAGATCAAGGCCGAGGGTTATGACGGCGGCTACAGCCAGCTCACAGCGTTTGTACGCTCGTGGCGAGGTGAACAAGGCAAGTCTTTACGCGCTTTTGTACCGCTGACGTTTGCGCTCGGTGAAGCTTTTCAATTTGACTGGAGCGAAGAAGGGCTGCTGATCGGAGGCCTGTTCCGACGCATCCAGGTCTCCCACATGAAGCTGTGCGCCAGTCGCGCATTCTGGTTGGTTGCGTACCCTAGCCAAGGTCACGAGATGCTATTCGATGCCCATACCCGTTGAATTACGGGCACGGAATGGCATTGCGATCAATTTAGCGTTGCTGTATTGTTGTAACAACGCTACATACATATAACAACGCTTAATAAGGTAATGCCATGAACAGGATGGAAAATACTATTTTTGAACTGCATTTTGCAGAACTTTACCACACTGGGATGACACTGATTCCGGCATGGAAGGTGCTTCATATGTTCGCCAAAGATCAGGGACGACTGACAAAGGCGTTTTTCCGCGACGAGATTTTTTCGCTATGGAGTGACTACATCAGCGAAATCGACAACATCCACATCACGGTCAACGTCGTGCGCGCTGACCACGGTGTCTTGAAGCCTGCTGCGTACCTGCTGACGCGCGACGATTTCCGCTACACCGTTACCGATGATGAGAGCGACGACTGAAACAGCAGGCGATGGAAAAAGCCCATCAAGCGCATAACGGCGTTTATGTAAAAAAGGCCCCCCCACCTAAGCCCGGTGCGGGGGCCTTTTTGATGGGCCACGGACACCAGCCCCCCACCGACTGGGCTACCATGCCCCCATGGTCTGGTTTTACGCACAGACTGCCATTCACTCGAAAAAGGAAAGCCCTGTGACCGACATGCGTTCTCGCTTGGTCCGTTTCCTCCAACACCCCCCGGTGCAGATCGTCCCCTTGAGCGGTTTCGGGGTCATGTTTATTGCGGACGCACTGCAACGAACCCCCGATGAGATGGGGAGAATGGGAGTCATAAAAGGCTCGCTCACGGTTCACCCAGTAGGCCTCGCGATAGGCGTTGCCCTGCTGGTTGCCGCCCTGTGTGTTTACAAAGCCTGGAACCGCCAAAAATGAAGAGCGGTATTCACGAGGACGCCTTGCACGTGATGCTCGATGTCGATCGGGATCATGCCCTCGGACAGTCGGCGAACGGGAGCGGCTGGAAATGGGAATAAGCATGAACGACTCCTTGGTCGCGTTGAACCTGCCGGCGGCGGTGCGCGCCCAGGCGTTAAAATTGTTGGAGCGCATTCAGCAGGCGCGCACGGCGGACGAGCTGTTCAGCGCCGCTGATCGCGTCTGAAGGTTTTGTCCTGGGTTTGGAAACCGTCAAGGCGCTGAGCGCGGCGAGCCTGGAAGGCTTGTATGTGGCGTTCGACAACGCGGCCACGGCGCGGCGCCTGGAGCATGAGCAGTGATTGGCGAAGGTATTCACGAAGACGCTCTGGTGCACCTGGTGCAACAACACGCGGTGCGTGAATTCCTGGTGACCAAGGTCGTCGGGAGCTCCTGAAGACTAGCTTCAACATAGAAGAACTCCTCTTTCAAACAGACGCGCATCCGTACCGCTAGTAAATGACCTCTATCGGCCGAAAGTGACCTGTTCTGAACGTCCGAATTTGGCCGATTGTTGCCCGCCCCAAAGGGCGACAATCGACCCCGAGCGGACGACTCTACCTATTATTTTTCAAGCTACAGCTAGAACCGTCGACACTTACTGCTTGCCACTTTAGATTTGGCTACCTCGCCCTTGGCTACTGGTATCGGACAAGATTGATCTCAAAACGCTATCATTCAGGCGTAATCCGCTTCTATCCATTTAGCTCGGCTCTTTGGGAATTTAGTGAGAGCAGGGACGTGAACCACGCCAACCGTAGAGCCCCGTTATATGCGCCATGCACGCTCCCTCTTTTTTGCGTTTTTCTTACTACAGCCAGTCAGCGATACGTTTGCCTCGCTGGATCCAATAGCGACTCAGAGAATAGTCGAACAGAGTATTGCCGCTGCCCAACAGGCTGCTTCCCAGTACCGCAAGGCTGCCGAGCATGGTGATGCTGCTGCCGAATTTAACCTCGGAGCCTGCTATGCCAGCGGTCTAGGGGTGTCGCAGGACGCCCAACAGGCTGTTTATTGGTACCGCAAGGCCGCTGAGCAGGGATATTCCGCTGCCCAGAATAACCTAGGCGCCAGCTATGCCAGCGGTCAGGGTGTTGCACAGGACTACCAGCAGGCGGTCTATTGGTACCGCAAGGCTGCGGAGCAGGGTGAGGTCACTGCCCAGACTAGCCTTGGAGTCCGCTATGCCGCCGGCCAAGGGGTCGAGAAGGACTACCAGCAGGCGGTCTATTGGTACCGCAAGGCCGCTGAGCAAGGTCATGCCGCTGCCCAGAACAACCTCGGAGTTCGCTATGCCACCGGCCAAGGGGTGGCGCAGGACTACCAGCAGGCAATTTCCTGGTACCGCAAGGCCGCTGAGCAAGGTTATGCCACTGCCCAGGACAACCTCGGAGTCCGGTACGCCTACGGCGGAGGAGTCACGAAGGACTACGAGCAGGCGGTTTTCTGGTACCGCAAGGCCGCTGAGCAGGGTGATGCCGCTGCCCAGGACCACCTTGGAGTCCGGTACGCCTACGGCGGAGGGGTCGAGAAGGACTACCAGCAGGCGGTTTTCTGGTTCCGCAAGGCAGCTGAGCAAGGTAATGCCGCTGCGCAGGGCGACCTCGGCGTCCGCTACGAGACCGGACAAGGGGTCGTGCAGGACTACGAGCAGGCGGTTTTCTGGTACCGCAAGGCCGCTGAGCAAGGTCATGCCGCTGCCCAGAACAACCTCGGAGCGTGCTATGGCACCGGACAGGGAGTTGCGCAGGACTCCCAGCAGGCAATTTTCTGGTTCCGTAAAGCCGCTGAGCAGGGTGATGTAACGGCCCAGTTCAACCTAGGGGCCCTCTACGGGACCGGCAAAGGGATTGCGCAGGATGACCACCAGGCAATTTTCTGGTTCCACAAGGCCGCTGAGCAGGGGGATGCAGCCGCCCAGTTCAATCTTGGAGTCCTCTACTCCCAGGGCAAGGGAGTGGCTCAGGATAATAGCCAAGCGTATGTTTGGTTTTCTGTTGCGGCTGCTAATGGCCAGTCAAAAGCCACAGATGATCGAAATCATGTAGCTGAAAAACTATCCAA
It encodes the following:
- a CDS encoding TnsD family transposase, which produces MNRSTVQLQDVFVRWFEDETFYSLCCRQHKFLGNLKTSDTLDWLFSRHYDTMTQDFPHNLGSLTTQAPSAWGDPTSIIREHTILPLFFPFQSDQQIPELAQSSERALIGAIKHRLGLLAGRFGAEHPLKACTACMAEDLVIQGVAFWHLSHQYPGVVLCPIHGLVLRESTVNCQWPGRLQFELPCDDILAPQTVSVPSTAVHEALQRLGKGVLDLASYAMSRCFNPMIVRSVYQNALTRLCINGQDRTLIATSFTEYASLLQTYAPLHTLPAATQDPEAFLKQLTHNPGGHYHPLKHLTLITWLFGRLESFIEAYDRLERLLQHPERPITQLEYLKAVTAAPKSGELFAVKPLNKPENLKPTIRDAALKRLGNGDSADSIVSKIGQPTCNANGLPSSAPTVLKLWAERLQQTALREHRSKWHDTVMAHSGTNAKRIRLEIPGIYAWLYRNDRVWLLAQTRELRCGKSLSVGAPTGVNTNTGERT
- a CDS encoding HAD family hydrolase; the protein is MTVLAAIFDAFGTLVKIGEGTHPYRKILKLGIEQGRRPQSTDAESLLTLPLDLREAAGFFGIHVDPQVMAEIECDLAAELAEIQAFPDGLSAVQMLQDAGVKVVVCSNLAKPYAAAIERLYPGLDGYSYSFDVGAVKPSFEIYRHAVQLVSVSPADAWMIGDSERCDCEGPTAFGMHGLWLDRQGNSTYTSLHQFTKAILSTRY
- a CDS encoding tetratricopeptide repeat protein; the protein is MRHARSLFFAFFLLQPVSDTFASLDPIATQRIVEQSIAAAQQAASQYRKAAEHGDAAAEFNLGACYASGLGVSQDAQQAVYWYRKAAEQGYSAAQNNLGASYASGQGVAQDYQQAVYWYRKAAEQGEVTAQTSLGVRYAAGQGVEKDYQQAVYWYRKAAEQGHAAAQNNLGVRYATGQGVAQDYQQAISWYRKAAEQGYATAQDNLGVRYAYGGGVTKDYEQAVFWYRKAAEQGDAAAQDHLGVRYAYGGGVEKDYQQAVFWFRKAAEQGNAAAQGDLGVRYETGQGVVQDYEQAVFWYRKAAEQGHAAAQNNLGACYGTGQGVAQDSQQAIFWFRKAAEQGDVTAQFNLGALYGTGKGIAQDDHQAIFWFHKAAEQGDAAAQFNLGVLYSQGKGVAQDNSQAYVWFSVAAANGQSKATDDRNHVAEKLSKSQLAAAQKLAGQYCEKYQSRR